A genomic segment from Fusarium fujikuroi IMI 58289 draft genome, chromosome FFUJ_chr04 encodes:
- a CDS encoding related to nonribosomal peptide synthetase MxcG, with amino-acid sequence MSEPVEHANIVETMTIRHDSNAVEARKPAVQPSQAKLFTLDEMIKRRAVELGDTILMGAPETGVDDFKEHSAVDIDRYADAAVARLQSLGLEPVDPTLEKAPVVGMLGQSGIHVVIQIIALNRLGYSSFLISTRLASPAITQLLTLADCNVILTTPPFHPVLKEVQQNRQLEVLPLLQSADIFHHNAPRFVRDYSPEAESRKVAVIIHSSGSTGLPKPIYLTNSSCIGAFAVHMNMRAFLTSPFFHSHGFYEVFRSIYSGKPIYFTNYGLPLTRETVMAQLKATKPEIFHCVPYVIKLLAESEEGIQMLADMKLVLYAGSGCPDDLGDRLVERGVNLCGNYGATETGRLATSARPEGDKAWNYIRVLPPAEPYTIFDEVAPGLFECVALDGLPSKSTTNSDSPPGSFRTRDLFTQHPTRPNLWKFACRLDDRFTLINGEKVLPIPIEGRIRQEEIVKEAIVFGDGRTYPGILIVKADRVANMPDDEFLDAIWPSVEDANSRAESFSRIPKELVVIVPADSAYPRTDKGTFIRVPTYRQFEKEIEAAYNRYEGQGDEAGSLTLEGLELEDYLLQQLKSKCGANLESSEADFFASGVDSLQCIQMWSLIKREIDLGGRQSELGQNVLYETGNVKLLARQLERLRSGESDETQDQLKIMEGLIEKYSSFERHVPGSAPQPEKELVLLTGVTGALGAHALAQLTARPNVGAVWALVRAASDTAATERLYSSLQARGLSLDEEQRSKVLALPCDLSRPDLGLSESHISELRTKLTTIIHSAWAVNFNISVQSFEDQHIKAVHNLIQLSLSVQTPKPARFFFCSSVSSAGGSPRPGKVLEAQVPSPAHAQHTGYARSKYVAEHITGNACKSAGAVARVLRLGQLVGDTKVGEWNTTEGIPLMIQTAVTLGALPALKEEMTWLPVDLAASTILDLASLGASSPTDRSSDHDLVYHILNPVRFHWANDMLPSMTKAGFKFETLPTDQWMDRLRNSERDPAKNPPIKLLDWFEGKYGNKAASSAEKGPLDYLTDKSREDSETLRNVPDVTDVEYVKMVLGRLQTRWAEKV; translated from the exons ATGTCAGAACCGGTTGAGCATGCAAACATTGTCGAAACCATGACCATCAGACACGATTCCAATGCCGTTGAGGCTCGCAAGCCTGCCGTGCAGCCCTCACAGGCGAAGCTATTCACCTTggatgagatgatcaagcGTCGCGCCGTGGAGCTGGGAGATACGATCTTGATGGGTGCGCCAGAGACgggtgttgatgatttcaAGGAGCATAGTGCAGTGGACATCGATAGATATGCTGATGCAGCTGTTGCGAGATTACAGAGCCTGGGTCTCGAGCCTGTG GATCCAACGCTTGAGAAAGCACCAGTTGTTGGCATGCTGGGTCAATCAGGTATTCACGTGGTGATACAAATAATTGCTCTCAACAGATTAGGATACTCTTCAtttctcatctcaacaagaCTTGCAAGCCCAGCTATCACCCAGCTTCTCACCCTGGCGGATTGCAATGTCATCCTTACAACACCACCTTTTCACCCCGTCCTCAAGGAAGTTCAACAAAATCGCCAGCTTGAggttcttcctcttctgcaaAGTGCAGATATCTTCCACCACAATGCACCAAGATTCGTCAGAGATTATAGCCCCGAAGCGGAATCTCGCAAGGTCGCTGTCATTATCCACTCTTCCGGCTCAACAGGTCTTCCCAAGCCGATCTATCTCACCAACTCAAGCTGCATCGGAGCTTTTGCAGTCCACATGAACATGCGCGCCTTTCTCACATCGCCATTCTTTCACAGCCATGGATTCTACGAGGTTTTCCGATCGATCTACTCCGGCAAACCGATTTACTTCACAAACTACGGCTTGCCTTTGACAAGGGAGACGGTCATGGCGCAGCTCAAGGCTACAAAGCCCGAGATTTTTCATTGTGTACCTTATGTCATCAAGTTGCTTGCTGAGAGTGAGGAGGGCATTCAGATGCTGGCTGATATGAAGCTTGTCCTTTATGCGGGAAGTGGATGTCCCGATGACCTGGGTGATAGACTCGTTGAGAGAGGCGTTAATCTCTGCGGCAACTACGGAGC GACCGAAACTGGAAGACTCGCGACCTCCGCCCGTCCTGAAGGTGACAAGGCATGGAACTATATCCGTGTCCTCCCTCCAGCAGAGCCCTACACCATCTTCGATGAAGTCGCCCCTGGCCTTTTCGAATGCGTAGCTTTAGATGGTCTCCCATCAAAGAGCACTACCAACTCAGATAGCCCACCAGGATCTTTCCGCACTCGAGATCTCTTTACGCAACATCCCACAAGGCCTAATCTCTGGAAATTTGCTTGTCGCTTAGATGATCGCTTCACCCTCATCAATGGCGAAAAGGTTCTTCCCATCCCCATTGAGGGTCGTATCCGACAAGAAGAGATTGTCAAGGAAGCTAttgtctttggcgatggGAGGACATATCCTGGTATCCTTATAGTCAAGGCTGATCGGGTGGCCAACATGCCTGATGATGAATTCCTCGATGCTATTTGGCCGTCCGTCGAAGACGCCAACTCACGAGCCGAGTCATTCTCACGAATTCCAAAGGAGCTAGTCGTTATCGTACCAGCAGATTCAGCTTACCCGCGCACGGATAAGGGTACTTTCATCAGAGTCCCTACATATCGCCAGTTTGAGAAGGAAATTGAGGCTGCTTACAACAGATACGAGGGCCAAGGCGATGAAGCCGGCTCTCTCACACTCGAGGGTTTAGAGCTGGAAGATTACCTTTTACAACAACTGAAGAGCAAGTGTGGCGCGAATCTTGAATCATCTGAAGCAGATTTCTTTGCCTCTGGTGTTGATAGTCTTCAGTGTATTCAGATGTGGAGTCTCATCAAGCGAGAGATCGACCTTGGTGGTAGACAATCGGAGCTGGGACAGAATGTGTTGTACGAGACTGGTAACGTCAAGTTACTTGCTCGCCAGCTcgagaggttgagaagtgGTGAGAGTGACGAGACGCAGGACCAGCTGAAGATCATGGAAGGGCTGATCGAGAAGTACTCTTCTTTCGAACGCCACGTCCCTGGATCTGCTCCTCAACCCGAGAAGGAGCTCGTG TTACTCACTGGTGTAACCGGTGCTCTGGGTGCGCACGCTCTCGCCCAACTGACAGCTCGGCCCAACGTTGGAGCAGTATGGGCTTTAGTCCGAGCAGCCAGCGACACAGCCGCCACCGAAAGACTCTACAGCTCTCTCCAAGCTCGCGGTCTATCTCTGGACGAAGAGCAACGAAGCAAAGTCCTCGCTCTCCCCTGCGATCTCAGCCGTCCGGACCTCGGCCTCAGCGAATCACACATCTCCGAGCTCCGCACCAAGCTCACAACTATAATCCACAGCGCATGGGccgtcaacttcaacatctccgTGCAATCCTTCGAAGACCAACACATCAAAGCTGTGCACAATCTCATCCAGCTGAGTCTCTCCGTACAAACACCAAAGCCAgcacgcttcttcttctgctcttctgtTTCATCGGCGGGAGGATCACCGCGCCCTGGAAAGGTTCTTGAAGCGCAGGTTCCTTCACCTGCACATGCTCAGCACACGGGCTATGCGAGGTCAAAGTATGTTGCTGAGCATATCACTGGTAATGCTTGTAAGAGTGCTGGTGCCGTGGCGAGGGTTTTGAGATTGGGACAGTTGGTTGGTGATACCAAGGTTGGGGAGTGGAATACTACCGAGGGAATTCCTTTGATGATTCAGACGGCGGTTACGCTTGGTGCTCTACCAGCGTTGAAAGAG GAAATGACATGGTTACCTGTTGATCTCGCTGCTTCAACGATCCTCGACCTCGCTAGCCTCGGTGCATCATCACCTACGGACCGCTCTTCCGACCATGATCTAGTCTATCATATCCTGAACCCCGTTCGCTTCCATTGGGCGAACGACATGCTCCCCTCCATGACAAAAGCCGGCTTCAAGTTCGAGACCCTCCCTACAGACCAATGGATGGACCGTCTTCGCAACTCAGAACGCGATCCAGCCAAGAACCCTCCTATCAAGTTACTAGATTGGTTCGAGGGCAAGTATGGCAACAAGGCTGCTTCGTCAGCGGAGAAGGGGCCCTTGGACTATCTTACAGACAAGTCAAGGGAGGACAGCGAGACGTTGAGAAATGTACCGGACGTAACAGATGTGGAGTATGTTAAGATGGTGCTCGGACGGTTGCAGACACGATGGGCGGAGAAAGTTTGA